The following proteins come from a genomic window of Proteinivorax hydrogeniformans:
- the nifJ gene encoding pyruvate:ferredoxin (flavodoxin) oxidoreductase: MDGNEAAAYVSYAFTDVAAIYPITPSSPMAEGVDEWSAHGRKNIFGQQVKVAQLQSEAGAAGAVHGSLQAGALTTTYTASQGLLLMIPNMYKIAGELLPCVFHVSARALATHALSIFGDHQDVMATRQTGFALLASSSVQESMDLAAIAHLATIRSRIPFLHFFDGFRTSHEYQKIEIIDYNVFDELVDYEAIKDFRKRALNPNAPVTRGTAQNPDIYFQGREVSNPFYEKAPDTVAHYMEVLGKRTGRMYKPFDYYGADDAERIIIAMGSVCETIEETVDYLIEQGEKVGVIKVRLYRPFSAKHFFEVLPQTVKKIAVLDRTKEPGAVGEPLYEDIKSLFYNREALTIVGGRYGLGSKDTTPSHIKVVYDNLDGKEPKDGFTIGIEDDVTYTSLNIEKEINTTPKGTVSCKFWGLGSDGTVGANKTAIKIIGDNTDMYAQGYFSYDSKKSGGTTISHLRFGDKPIKSPYLIRQPDFVACHNPAYVNQYEILEGLKPKGTFVLNCSWSDEELDGFLPASIKKYLADNEINFYTIDAVEIADEIGLGGRINMIMQAAFFKLAEVIPLEDAVKYLKDAISDVYGKKGEKIVSMNHKAVDAGIEKLRRVLVPSQWSEASEEEIKKDYPGFIGEVMRPMAKHKGDNLPVSAFLSREDGTFPHGTTAFEKRGIAVTIPRWIKENCIQCNQCSYICPHSVIRPMLPTNQELENAPEDFPMVEAKGKGFDDVKYSLQISPMDCTGCANCADICPAPNKALEMVEAGQQMESTNHIWEYAIENITPKQDKLNKFTLRGSQFNRPLLEFSGACAGCGETAYVKLLTQLYGERMMIANATGCSSIWGASAPATAYCRNSDGKGPAWANSLFEDNAEFGYGMMLAERQCRDRLEDLMRDGLKADLPADYKLAMEKWLEHKDDGEMSKEPSEKLIQLIESNTLGNYILEEIKDKKQFLVKRSHWAIGGDGWAYDIGYGGLDHVLASGEDLNILVMDTEIYSNTGGQSSKATPTAAVAKFSASGKKIRKKDLGMMAMSYGYVYVAQVSMGANMNHVAKVMKEAESYKGPSLVICYAPCVSHGIKTGMGTTIAQEKKAVESGYWHLYRYDPRLKEEGKNPFMLDSKEPSTSFKDFLHSEIRYSQIMNTFPDIAEELFEAAEQNAKERYQTYKRLAEMSYEE, from the coding sequence ATGGATGGAAACGAAGCAGCTGCATATGTTTCATATGCCTTTACAGATGTTGCTGCAATTTACCCAATCACTCCATCTTCACCGATGGCAGAGGGCGTCGATGAATGGTCTGCCCACGGCAGAAAGAACATTTTTGGTCAACAAGTGAAGGTAGCTCAGCTTCAATCTGAAGCAGGAGCAGCTGGAGCTGTACATGGCTCTTTACAGGCTGGAGCTCTAACTACTACATATACTGCATCTCAAGGCCTATTACTTATGATTCCCAACATGTACAAAATTGCCGGCGAGCTACTTCCATGTGTTTTTCACGTAAGCGCTCGTGCTTTAGCTACCCATGCTCTTTCAATTTTTGGCGACCACCAAGATGTCATGGCTACTCGCCAAACAGGATTTGCACTCCTTGCTTCTAGCAGCGTTCAGGAAAGTATGGACTTAGCTGCAATTGCCCACCTTGCTACAATCAGATCTAGAATTCCTTTTCTACATTTTTTTGATGGTTTTAGGACATCTCACGAGTATCAAAAAATTGAAATTATCGACTATAATGTTTTTGATGAGTTGGTCGATTATGAGGCCATAAAAGACTTTAGAAAAAGGGCCCTTAATCCTAATGCTCCAGTTACTAGGGGTACTGCACAAAACCCAGATATTTATTTCCAAGGTAGAGAGGTTTCAAACCCGTTTTATGAAAAAGCACCTGATACTGTAGCCCATTATATGGAGGTTTTAGGTAAACGCACCGGTCGAATGTACAAACCATTTGACTATTATGGCGCTGACGATGCCGAGAGGATAATAATTGCCATGGGCTCTGTATGCGAAACGATAGAGGAGACTGTGGATTACCTAATAGAGCAGGGTGAAAAAGTAGGTGTGATCAAAGTTAGGTTATATCGTCCTTTCTCTGCTAAACACTTTTTTGAGGTTCTGCCTCAAACAGTTAAAAAGATTGCAGTATTAGATAGAACCAAAGAACCAGGTGCTGTTGGCGAGCCGTTATACGAAGATATCAAAAGCTTGTTTTATAACCGAGAAGCGCTAACTATAGTTGGCGGGCGTTATGGACTAGGCTCTAAAGATACCACACCATCCCATATCAAAGTTGTTTATGATAATCTTGATGGAAAAGAGCCTAAAGATGGATTTACAATCGGTATAGAAGATGATGTAACATACACTTCTTTAAACATTGAAAAAGAAATTAACACAACCCCTAAAGGAACTGTTAGTTGTAAGTTCTGGGGGTTAGGGTCAGATGGCACAGTAGGAGCTAATAAAACAGCGATCAAGATTATTGGTGACAACACCGATATGTATGCTCAAGGTTATTTTTCCTACGATAGTAAAAAATCAGGTGGAACTACCATATCCCACCTTCGCTTTGGGGATAAACCAATAAAATCTCCATATCTAATAAGGCAGCCTGATTTTGTGGCCTGTCATAACCCCGCATACGTAAACCAATACGAAATCTTAGAAGGTTTAAAGCCTAAGGGCACCTTCGTCTTAAACTGCTCCTGGTCAGATGAGGAATTAGATGGTTTTCTACCTGCCTCAATAAAAAAATATCTTGCAGATAACGAAATAAACTTTTACACCATTGATGCTGTTGAAATTGCTGATGAAATTGGCCTAGGCGGTCGTATCAACATGATTATGCAAGCTGCCTTTTTCAAGCTTGCAGAAGTTATACCCTTAGAAGATGCAGTAAAATATTTAAAAGACGCCATAAGTGACGTATACGGCAAAAAAGGCGAAAAAATTGTAAGCATGAACCACAAAGCAGTTGATGCAGGAATTGAAAAGTTAAGACGAGTTTTGGTTCCTTCTCAATGGTCAGAAGCATCGGAAGAAGAAATCAAAAAAGATTATCCAGGCTTCATCGGGGAAGTAATGCGGCCCATGGCCAAACATAAAGGGGACAATTTGCCTGTAAGTGCCTTTTTAAGCCGAGAAGACGGAACCTTTCCTCATGGAACTACAGCCTTTGAAAAACGTGGTATAGCTGTTACAATTCCTAGGTGGATAAAGGAAAATTGTATTCAGTGCAATCAATGCTCCTACATCTGTCCACACTCCGTCATAAGGCCAATGCTGCCGACAAACCAAGAGCTTGAAAACGCACCTGAAGATTTCCCGATGGTAGAAGCTAAGGGCAAAGGTTTTGACGACGTAAAGTACAGTCTTCAAATCTCTCCAATGGATTGCACAGGCTGTGCAAACTGCGCAGATATCTGCCCAGCCCCAAATAAAGCACTAGAAATGGTAGAAGCAGGACAACAAATGGAGTCTACAAACCACATTTGGGAATATGCCATCGAAAACATCACCCCAAAACAAGATAAATTAAATAAATTCACTTTAAGGGGCAGCCAATTTAATAGGCCTCTTCTAGAGTTTTCTGGGGCTTGCGCTGGCTGTGGCGAAACCGCTTATGTAAAGCTTCTAACCCAGCTATACGGAGAGAGAATGATGATAGCAAATGCCACCGGTTGTTCCTCAATTTGGGGTGCAAGTGCTCCCGCTACAGCTTACTGTAGAAATAGCGATGGCAAAGGACCAGCTTGGGCAAACTCTTTATTCGAAGATAACGCAGAATTTGGGTACGGCATGATGTTAGCAGAGCGCCAATGCAGGGATAGGCTAGAAGACCTTATGAGAGATGGTTTAAAAGCAGATCTTCCTGCTGATTATAAACTAGCTATGGAAAAATGGCTTGAACATAAAGATGATGGTGAGATGTCAAAAGAACCATCTGAAAAGTTAATACAACTAATCGAATCTAACACTTTAGGAAACTACATCCTAGAGGAAATTAAAGATAAAAAGCAATTTCTCGTCAAACGCTCCCACTGGGCGATAGGCGGAGATGGTTGGGCCTACGATATAGGTTATGGGGGGCTTGACCATGTTCTCGCCTCCGGAGAAGATCTCAACATCTTGGTAATGGACACAGAAATTTACTCAAATACCGGCGGTCAGTCCTCAAAAGCAACACCAACTGCTGCTGTTGCAAAATTCTCAGCCTCTGGGAAAAAAATCAGAAAGAAAGATTTAGGCATGATGGCTATGAGTTATGGTTATGTTTATGTAGCACAAGTTTCGATGGGAGCTAACATGAACCACGTAGCTAAAGTCATGAAAGAAGCTGAAAGTTATAAAGGTCCTTCACTAGTTATCTGCTATGCTCCTTGCGTCAGCCATGGGATTAAAACAGGTATGGGAACTACTATAGCACAAGAGAAGAAGGCTGTTGAGTCTGGGTATTGGCATCTGTACCGATATGACCCACGACTTAAAGAGGAGGGCAAAAATCCTTTTATGCTAGACAGCAAAGAACCTTCAACTTCATTTAAGGATTTCTTGCACAGCGAAATCCGTTACTCTCAAATAATGAACACATTCCCAGATATAGCAGAAGAATTATTCGAAGCAGCAGAGCAAAATGCCAAAGAAAGGTATCAGACCTACAAAAGGCTAGCAGAAATGTCCTATGAGGAGTAA
- a CDS encoding methyl-accepting chemotaxis protein has translation MKKFRMTLGVKMAISFIAVILLVTVVLGYVAISVAASFITSELSNVALKTSEDVGVLLEDKVDEQFDLLNVISGELESVDIDSEEQKEVLHEHRYVSGFTSFAIVDDNGKASFIDGREEELSGEDILVRTLSGENVIAQPNFDTGGAQVLMSAPITEGGEVVGALIGEINGYELLGDISELSISELLYEIQEVGLSADFINENDFEVIGGMYQDLENDFNRIVSGLRGLIIRYFAVIIIVGIVAALILSKTITRPLRVMVSSSQRLAEGDFTQSLDDKILKRKDEVGDVARSFNSVASSMSKMLLKVLQKSDELNKSSKELYNGANQLSEANNQVSVSADEANSSADYQIKSVQSSISVMNDMISAIHDLNKASNQISTLNTEMKDSSVQGADNIAKVNEQMNNIGNSVDKMVQSLSRVESSSDQITEVVDVIQQISNQINLLALNASIEAARAGEAGKGFGVVAEEVRVLAEESKDAIEKITNIVEDNKNNVSSTVETINENKSNVDVGMQTIKVANQSFSQITSIIDDVSKEIEKTAGMTNQLDSGTNEVSNSVNDVESSSQKVAGEMESIAAATQQQTASMEEIKEYSKQLANLADELKEAVDRFKV, from the coding sequence ATGAAAAAGTTTCGAATGACTTTGGGTGTTAAGATGGCGATTTCTTTTATAGCAGTGATTCTTTTAGTGACTGTTGTTTTAGGGTATGTCGCCATTAGTGTTGCAGCAAGCTTTATAACTTCTGAGCTATCAAATGTCGCTTTAAAAACTAGCGAAGATGTTGGGGTCTTGCTAGAAGATAAAGTTGATGAGCAGTTTGACTTGCTAAATGTTATTTCTGGTGAGCTTGAAAGTGTTGATATCGATAGTGAAGAGCAAAAAGAAGTTCTACATGAACATAGATATGTAAGTGGGTTTACTAGCTTTGCTATTGTAGATGATAATGGAAAGGCGTCCTTTATAGATGGTAGAGAGGAAGAACTTTCAGGCGAAGATATTCTTGTTAGAACCTTATCTGGTGAGAATGTAATTGCTCAGCCTAACTTTGATACAGGAGGAGCGCAGGTTTTGATGTCAGCACCTATAACAGAGGGTGGCGAAGTTGTTGGAGCTCTAATCGGTGAGATAAATGGTTATGAGTTATTAGGGGATATTAGTGAATTAAGTATTTCAGAGTTATTATACGAAATTCAAGAGGTTGGACTTAGTGCTGATTTTATAAATGAAAATGACTTTGAGGTAATTGGTGGGATGTACCAAGATCTAGAGAATGACTTTAATCGTATCGTCTCTGGACTGAGAGGGCTTATAATCAGGTACTTTGCTGTAATAATTATAGTGGGTATTGTTGCCGCTTTGATTTTATCAAAGACTATAACCCGCCCCTTAAGGGTTATGGTGTCAAGTAGCCAAAGATTAGCAGAAGGCGACTTTACACAAAGCTTAGATGACAAAATTTTAAAGCGCAAAGACGAGGTTGGAGACGTTGCCAGAAGCTTTAACAGCGTTGCCTCTTCGATGTCTAAGATGCTTCTTAAGGTTTTACAAAAGTCTGATGAGCTAAATAAAAGTTCTAAAGAATTGTATAACGGGGCAAACCAATTAAGCGAAGCAAATAACCAGGTTTCTGTTTCCGCAGATGAAGCTAACAGTAGTGCTGATTATCAAATTAAATCTGTTCAGTCTTCTATAAGTGTCATGAATGATATGATTTCAGCTATCCATGACTTAAATAAAGCCTCCAATCAAATATCTACCTTAAACACAGAAATGAAAGACAGCTCCGTACAAGGAGCGGATAATATAGCTAAGGTTAACGAACAAATGAATAACATCGGTAACTCCGTTGATAAAATGGTTCAATCTCTTAGCCGAGTAGAGTCCAGCTCTGACCAAATAACAGAGGTTGTTGACGTTATTCAACAGATTTCTAACCAGATAAACCTTCTTGCATTAAATGCTTCTATTGAAGCAGCACGAGCCGGTGAGGCTGGAAAAGGTTTTGGAGTCGTGGCGGAGGAAGTGCGGGTGTTAGCTGAAGAATCAAAAGATGCGATTGAGAAGATAACCAACATAGTGGAAGATAATAAAAATAACGTAAGCAGCACTGTTGAAACAATAAATGAAAATAAATCAAATGTAGATGTCGGGATGCAAACTATAAAAGTGGCTAATCAGTCTTTTTCGCAAATAACTTCAATTATTGATGATGTAAGCAAAGAAATTGAAAAAACTGCCGGTATGACAAATCAGTTAGATAGTGGCACAAATGAGGTGTCAAACTCTGTTAATGACGTAGAAAGCTCTAGCCAGAAGGTGGCTGGCGAAATGGAAAGCATTGCAGCTGCTACACAACAACAAACGGCGTCTATGGAAGAAATTAAAGAATATAGCAAACAGCTAGCGAACCTTGCCGATGAGTTAAAGGAAGCGGTAGATAGATTTAAAGTCTAG
- a CDS encoding chloride channel protein, which translates to MVIAGMAAALAGIANVPISAAIMLVEMVGLQLGVPATIGSVMGYAVAQSSVIYNISSKEGKEFKKYKAIRKTDRNLKEH; encoded by the coding sequence TTGGTTATAGCGGGGATGGCGGCAGCGTTAGCTGGAATAGCAAATGTGCCAATTAGCGCGGCTATCATGCTAGTAGAAATGGTGGGGCTTCAGCTAGGAGTTCCTGCAACCATCGGAAGTGTTATGGGTTATGCAGTAGCACAAAGCTCTGTCATTTATAATATTTCCTCTAAAGAGGGGAAAGAGTTCAAAAAGTATAAGGCTATAAGAAAAACTGATAGAAATCTAAAAGAACATTAA
- a CDS encoding metallophosphoesterase codes for MSQILIAAIVTVFIAIYTIINFYVGIRLWLFVSAIIPFFESVLYWMIFWIIAYTYVISRVFNKIFPSITVRRAKKVGAYWLALLFYFMISFAVIDLTVFLVNFFRPGFSVWDNELFLFWFGAIFLVFITVIIIKGYKNASEIEVINYSIAIPKKNIDYDKLNIVAISDLHLGTIVDNRLLQKFVDEVNRLEPDIVVILGDIVDEDVRPFIQLKMEDTLAKISPKIGSFAVLGNHDYFGGGHKQIAESLERANIKVLVDEHVTVLDNFVIAGRMDPAGAKYCGKDQIPLNTWMKDVDFSNPVALLTHQPTKFDEAIQIGVDLQLSGHTHRGQLFPNNFLTKIAFENHWGQYSKGEFTSIVTAGAGTWGPPIRTGHKSEIVQITLNIKKEGEEK; via the coding sequence ATGAGTCAGATTTTAATAGCTGCAATTGTTACTGTTTTTATTGCTATTTATACGATAATTAACTTTTATGTTGGAATAAGATTATGGTTATTTGTAAGTGCAATAATTCCTTTTTTTGAATCAGTTCTTTATTGGATGATTTTTTGGATTATAGCATATACATATGTAATTTCCAGGGTTTTTAATAAAATTTTTCCTTCAATAACTGTTAGAAGAGCCAAAAAGGTAGGAGCTTATTGGCTGGCTTTACTCTTTTATTTTATGATTAGTTTCGCTGTTATTGACTTAACAGTTTTCTTAGTTAACTTTTTTCGTCCTGGCTTTTCTGTGTGGGATAATGAGCTTTTTTTATTTTGGTTTGGAGCAATTTTTTTAGTTTTTATAACTGTGATAATAATAAAGGGGTATAAAAATGCCAGCGAGATAGAGGTTATAAATTATTCTATTGCCATTCCAAAAAAAAATATAGATTATGACAAACTAAATATAGTTGCTATTTCGGATTTGCATTTAGGGACAATTGTAGATAACAGGTTATTACAGAAGTTTGTAGATGAAGTAAATAGATTAGAACCGGATATAGTTGTCATCTTAGGAGATATAGTGGATGAAGATGTTCGCCCTTTTATTCAATTAAAAATGGAAGACACATTAGCCAAGATATCGCCTAAAATCGGTTCATTTGCAGTTTTAGGCAACCATGATTATTTTGGTGGAGGACATAAGCAGATAGCAGAAAGCCTTGAGCGTGCTAACATTAAGGTTTTGGTCGATGAGCACGTCACTGTTTTAGATAACTTTGTTATCGCAGGTAGAATGGACCCGGCTGGAGCGAAATATTGTGGTAAAGATCAAATTCCTCTTAATACCTGGATGAAAGATGTTGACTTTAGTAATCCAGTTGCACTTTTAACTCATCAGCCGACAAAATTTGATGAAGCTATCCAGATTGGCGTTGACTTACAGCTTTCTGGGCATACCCATAGAGGGCAGCTGTTTCCTAACAACTTTTTAACTAAAATAGCTTTTGAGAATCATTGGGGACAGTATAGTAAGGGAGAGTTTACCAGTATTGTAACTGCAGGCGCAGGGACCTGGGGGCCTCCTATTCGGACAGGTCATAAATCAGAGATTGTCCAAATTACTTTGAATATAAAAAAGGAAGGAGAGGAAAAGTGA
- a CDS encoding NAD(P)H-dependent oxidoreductase, which yields MNRKTLILYYSLDGNCKFVADELANNLEGEVDTLRIEPKKDITGGKFKRYFWGGAQVFMKKEPEIKPINLDLDDYANIIIGTPVWAWTFSPPIRSFLNLYPLTDKKIALYSCHGGQLGKTINDMRNYLQNNTIVSEMDFFEPATKDSEVNKKTIAKWAQKLQKVLS from the coding sequence GTGAATAGAAAAACCTTAATACTTTATTATTCTTTAGATGGTAACTGTAAGTTTGTTGCTGATGAGTTAGCAAACAATCTTGAGGGAGAGGTAGATACTCTTAGGATTGAGCCTAAAAAAGATATCACAGGTGGAAAGTTTAAAAGATACTTTTGGGGTGGGGCCCAGGTATTTATGAAAAAAGAACCAGAGATAAAGCCTATAAACCTAGATCTAGATGATTACGCTAATATCATAATAGGGACACCGGTTTGGGCTTGGACATTTTCGCCACCAATTAGATCATTTTTAAATTTATACCCTCTAACAGACAAAAAAATCGCCCTTTACAGCTGTCATGGGGGGCAACTAGGCAAAACAATTAACGACATGAGAAACTATCTACAAAATAATACTATCGTATCCGAAATGGACTTTTTCGAGCCTGCTACTAAAGATAGCGAAGTTAACAAAAAGACTATCGCTAAATGGGCCCAAAAGCTTCAGAAGGTGTTAAGTTAG
- a CDS encoding DUF456 domain-containing protein, which produces MGTVLIIVGVITALIIAMVGIFIPGIPSIQLLWLLLALDFWWWEVFDVSTAVFIVLTALTAFVFVFDYLASTVGVKLRGGSRPGLVGNILGMVIGFLVFNIPGMLIGCFVGAFVGELIYGYHWKKAASIALGALLGYVTTVIAKLFVWLLFAVTVIYNLIVFLI; this is translated from the coding sequence GTGGGAACTGTACTAATTATAGTTGGCGTTATCACAGCGTTGATAATAGCCATGGTTGGAATTTTTATACCAGGGATACCTTCAATCCAGCTTTTATGGTTGTTATTGGCATTGGATTTTTGGTGGTGGGAGGTTTTCGATGTTTCCACAGCTGTTTTTATTGTGTTAACAGCGCTAACAGCGTTTGTATTTGTTTTTGATTATCTTGCTTCTACTGTAGGTGTAAAGCTCAGAGGCGGGTCGAGACCTGGCCTTGTGGGGAATATTTTAGGTATGGTTATTGGCTTTTTGGTTTTTAACATACCTGGGATGCTAATAGGCTGTTTTGTGGGGGCTTTTGTTGGTGAACTAATATATGGATATCATTGGAAAAAAGCTGCTAGCATCGCTTTAGGTGCTTTGCTCGGTTATGTTACAACAGTAATTGCTAAACTTTTTGTTTGGCTGCTTTTTGCAGTTACGGTAATCTATAATTTAATAGTGTTTTTGATATAA
- a CDS encoding DUF4236 domain-containing protein — protein MGFRFRKSVKLGKGVRLNLSKRGVGVSTGVKGARVGIGPRGVRQTVSVPGTGVSFVKERRLGPSKASLTPSSNNNHQTTPTAEVKLPRKNIKYPTHAWILIIVGLMTIPLLIGIPIFIFGIYNIYSYQKKDEAKAIDSFNKAMKKLKIGEYSSALDLLQKANKLKPNDEETMYYLMMCYHDFENDLKNSLMLGQKLLENDSENIIYKYCVASFYYKLKEYDQAISLLQELRHVKDIQEEATILLGKCFFKLEQFTAALEVLNQGPIRRRNPDPNMMDARYYLGLTCLKLGKNSRAKTHLSAVFANDINYKDIQSYKHLLD, from the coding sequence TTGGGTTTTAGATTTAGAAAAAGTGTTAAATTAGGTAAGGGCGTTCGATTAAACTTAAGTAAAAGAGGAGTAGGAGTTAGCACAGGGGTGAAAGGAGCTAGAGTAGGTATAGGCCCTAGAGGTGTAAGACAGACTGTCTCTGTTCCTGGAACAGGGGTGTCCTTTGTAAAAGAGAGGCGCTTAGGGCCAAGTAAAGCTAGCTTAACACCTTCATCTAATAACAACCACCAAACTACACCTACAGCAGAAGTAAAATTGCCACGAAAAAACATCAAATACCCTACTCATGCATGGATTTTAATAATAGTCGGTCTTATGACAATACCTCTTTTAATAGGGATACCCATTTTTATATTTGGGATATACAACATATATTCATACCAGAAAAAAGACGAAGCTAAAGCAATAGATTCTTTCAATAAGGCAATGAAAAAGCTAAAAATTGGCGAATATTCATCTGCTTTGGATTTGCTTCAAAAAGCTAATAAGCTCAAACCAAATGATGAAGAAACTATGTACTACTTAATGATGTGCTACCATGATTTTGAAAATGATTTAAAAAATTCCTTAATGCTAGGGCAAAAACTGCTAGAAAACGATTCTGAAAATATTATATACAAGTATTGTGTAGCCAGTTTCTATTATAAGCTAAAGGAGTATGATCAAGCTATATCACTACTCCAAGAGTTACGCCACGTCAAAGATATCCAAGAAGAAGCAACTATTTTGCTGGGCAAATGCTTTTTCAAACTTGAACAATTTACCGCCGCCCTTGAAGTGTTAAACCAAGGTCCAATTAGAAGAAGAAACCCGGACCCTAACATGATGGATGCTAGGTATTACTTAGGCTTAACCTGCCTTAAACTAGGGAAAAATAGCAGGGCCAAAACACACCTATCCGCAGTTTTCGCAAATGATATAAATTATAAAGATATTCAGAGCTACAAACACTTACTAGATTAA